One segment of Pseudanabaena sp. FACHB-2040 DNA contains the following:
- the sodX gene encoding nickel-type superoxide dismutase maturation protease: MHTLSNQPNTLRHSHLWDVFLWLLRRRRRFRVVGQSMLPLLQPGEEVLVDLNAYSVKPPCSGDIVVARQPQKPDLQIIKWVVWVEADGRCYLQGLNLAESTDSRSFGLVPLEAILGRVVCRFP; this comes from the coding sequence ATGCACACCCTTAGCAACCAGCCAAATACGCTTCGGCATAGCCACCTGTGGGATGTTTTCTTGTGGTTGCTGCGGCGCAGGCGGCGGTTTCGAGTGGTAGGGCAATCGATGCTGCCGCTGCTACAGCCAGGTGAGGAAGTCTTAGTTGATCTAAACGCCTACAGCGTAAAGCCTCCCTGTTCTGGGGATATTGTGGTGGCTCGTCAGCCTCAGAAGCCGGATCTGCAGATTATTAAGTGGGTTGTTTGGGTCGAGGCTGATGGCCGCTGTTATTTGCAAGGGTTAAATTTAGCGGAGAGCACTGACAGTCGCAGCTTTGGGCTGGTGCCATTAGAGGCAATTTTAGGGCGAGTTGTTTGCCGCTTTCCTTAA
- the sodN gene encoding superoxide dismutase, Ni, protein MLNQAISKLQAWFPAPEVHAHCDGPCGVYDPSSARVAVEAVVSMTKKLVDLEPPTTGDKAAMVAYHNTFSRYVAIKEEQAQLAKEELLVLWTDYFKPVHLEQFPDLHDTFWKAAKLCSACKVEVSVQHAQELMEAVQKIHGIFWATKNRDVSWYTAS, encoded by the coding sequence ATGCTCAACCAAGCAATTTCCAAGCTGCAAGCCTGGTTCCCTGCACCTGAAGTGCACGCCCACTGCGACGGCCCTTGCGGAGTTTACGATCCCTCTTCTGCTCGGGTAGCTGTAGAGGCGGTGGTTTCTATGACCAAAAAATTGGTGGACCTAGAGCCTCCTACCACTGGCGACAAGGCGGCAATGGTGGCCTATCACAACACCTTCTCCCGCTACGTAGCCATTAAGGAAGAGCAGGCTCAACTGGCTAAAGAAGAACTGCTCGTTCTCTGGACTGACTACTTCAAGCCGGTTCACCTAGAGCAGTTTCCCGATCTGCACGACACTTTTTGGAAGGCCGCCAAGCTCTGCTCTGCCTGCAAGGTAGAAGTCAGTGTGCAACACGCTCAGGAGCTGATGGAGGCCGTTCAAAAAATCCACGGCATTTTCTGGGCAACCAAGAACCGTGACGTGTCTTGGTACACCGCTAGCTAG
- a CDS encoding DNA/RNA non-specific endonuclease — protein MGSALKRFAQVGWLAGLSALLSACDLLLVASTQIPLPPCVNDDCNCSDFNSQVLAQEVLDAFPGDPYRLDSDGNGQACESLPPQAVPFDPPGVPSNSPHLLLGNPSNANNANPNNYLLERQQYALGYGRDRNLTRWVSWQLDAAWLGNTPRQDNFRPDGALPQGFYQVTPDDYRGSGYDRGHLVPSADRTANVKDNTATFLMTNIVPQAPEHNRGIWRALEEYERDLVYQYDRELYIIAGSYGTKETIGQRQKITVPSRLWKVIVVLDRPGSGLAGISEATQIIAVDIPNQNISDEDWRRYQTSIDSIELATGLDLLSNVPEAVQAAIESQTSQE, from the coding sequence ATGGGTAGTGCTTTAAAACGCTTCGCTCAGGTGGGCTGGCTAGCAGGGCTCAGTGCCTTGCTCTCTGCCTGTGATCTGCTGCTAGTAGCCTCGACCCAAATCCCGCTGCCTCCTTGTGTAAATGATGACTGCAACTGCAGTGACTTCAACAGCCAGGTTTTGGCTCAGGAAGTGCTCGATGCCTTTCCGGGCGATCCGTATCGATTGGATAGCGACGGCAATGGTCAAGCCTGCGAGAGCCTGCCGCCCCAAGCCGTCCCCTTTGATCCGCCAGGGGTACCTTCTAACAGCCCCCATCTGTTGCTAGGCAACCCCAGCAACGCTAATAATGCCAATCCCAATAACTATCTGCTAGAGCGGCAGCAGTATGCGCTGGGATATGGGCGCGATCGCAACCTCACCCGCTGGGTTAGCTGGCAGCTCGATGCCGCCTGGCTGGGCAACACCCCGCGCCAAGACAACTTTCGGCCCGATGGGGCTTTGCCTCAAGGCTTTTATCAGGTCACGCCCGACGACTACCGGGGCAGCGGCTACGACCGGGGCCACCTAGTGCCCTCTGCCGACCGCACTGCCAATGTCAAAGACAACACCGCCACGTTTTTAATGACCAATATCGTGCCCCAGGCCCCTGAGCATAACCGAGGCATTTGGCGGGCGCTGGAAGAGTATGAGCGCGATTTGGTCTACCAATACGACCGGGAACTGTACATCATCGCAGGCAGCTACGGCACGAAAGAAACGATTGGGCAGAGACAAAAGATTACGGTGCCCTCTCGCCTTTGGAAAGTGATTGTAGTGCTAGATCGGCCCGGCAGTGGTTTAGCAGGCATCAGCGAAGCGACTCAAATCATCGCGGTCGACATCCCAAACCAAAATATTTCAGACGAAGACTGGCGGCGCTACCAAACTTCAATCGACAGTATTGAGCTGGCGACAGGGCTAGATTTGCTCTCGAACGTGCCCGAGGCTGTTCAAGCTGCGATTGAATCTCAGACGAGCCAGGAATAG
- a CDS encoding DUF308 domain-containing protein, which yields MASRNQIGPSSTWAIVLGVLVILLGIAAIASPLVAGVVTGLFLGWLFILGGVIQGIYTFQHHRSSGSIVLGLLLSVFSLIVGILLVADPWAGAVSLTLFVGVYFFFDGVFRVFLAFQLKSSSRWPWLLANGILMIILGILIWSEWPLNAPWMLGILVGVGLLINGLALLFFGVTAKNLSSS from the coding sequence ATGGCAAGCCGCAACCAGATTGGGCCTAGCTCAACATGGGCAATTGTGCTGGGGGTTTTGGTAATTCTTTTGGGGATTGCTGCGATCGCAAGTCCTCTAGTGGCCGGGGTTGTGACCGGGCTATTTCTGGGATGGCTGTTTATTTTAGGCGGCGTTATTCAGGGCATTTACACCTTTCAGCACCACCGCAGTAGCGGGTCTATTGTGCTCGGTCTGCTGCTCAGCGTGTTTTCCCTAATCGTTGGGATCTTGCTGGTGGCCGACCCGTGGGCAGGGGCAGTCTCGCTGACTTTATTTGTAGGCGTTTACTTCTTTTTCGACGGGGTTTTTCGAGTCTTTCTCGCTTTTCAGCTAAAGTCTAGTTCCCGGTGGCCATGGCTTTTGGCAAACGGCATTCTCATGATTATTTTGGGAATTTTGATTTGGTCTGAATGGCCCTTAAATGCGCCTTGGATGCTAGGTATTTTGGTAGGCGTTGGGCTTTTGATAAATGGTCTGGCGCTGCTTTTCTTTGGTGTTACAGCCAAGAACCTTTCAAGTAGTTAG
- a CDS encoding aldo/keto reductase, with translation MGCGTWAWGNRLLWGYDPSMDQELQAVFNRCVSGGVTLFDTGDSYGTGRLNGRSESLLGQFAKDYAGSNQERLCIATKLAAYPWRLTRGAMVKAGKASAERLGRPVDLVQMHWSTANYAPWQENALLDGLGDLYEQGLVKGVGLSNFGPKRLRLAHQRLAARGVPIATLQVQYSLLSTYPVTDLRLDKVCDELGIRLIAYSPLGLGLLTGKYAVGGTLPKGLRGLVFRQLLPGIQPLLEGMNAIATRRDKTPAQIALNWCICKGTIPIPGAKTVQQAEQNLGALGWQLDEGEVAELDRLAARSDKKMVQNIFQSR, from the coding sequence ATGGGCTGCGGCACCTGGGCCTGGGGCAACCGCCTGCTGTGGGGCTACGATCCCAGCATGGATCAGGAACTGCAGGCCGTCTTTAATCGCTGTGTTAGCGGCGGTGTAACTCTGTTTGATACGGGCGACTCCTACGGCACTGGGCGGCTCAATGGCCGCAGCGAGAGCCTGCTAGGACAGTTTGCTAAAGACTATGCAGGGTCAAATCAGGAGCGGCTCTGCATTGCTACTAAGCTGGCAGCCTATCCCTGGCGGCTCACCCGTGGGGCAATGGTAAAAGCAGGAAAGGCGTCGGCAGAACGGCTAGGTCGCCCCGTCGATCTGGTGCAGATGCATTGGTCTACTGCTAACTATGCTCCCTGGCAGGAAAATGCCCTGCTAGATGGGTTGGGCGATCTTTATGAGCAAGGATTGGTTAAGGGCGTGGGGCTGTCGAACTTTGGGCCGAAACGGCTAAGGTTAGCCCACCAGCGGCTAGCGGCGAGAGGCGTGCCCATTGCTACGCTGCAGGTGCAGTATTCTTTGCTCTCGACCTATCCGGTGACTGACTTAAGACTCGATAAGGTCTGTGATGAGCTAGGTATTCGGCTGATTGCCTACAGTCCTCTGGGGCTGGGCCTGCTGACCGGGAAATATGCGGTGGGAGGAACGCTGCCCAAGGGGTTGCGAGGCCTAGTATTTCGGCAGCTGCTCCCCGGCATTCAGCCGTTGCTGGAGGGAATGAATGCGATCGCAACCCGCCGCGACAAAACCCCAGCTCAAATCGCCCTCAACTGGTGTATCTGCAAAGGCACTATTCCTATTCCTGGTGCTAAGACAGTGCAGCAGGCCGAGCAAAATCTGGGTGCCCTGGGCTGGCAATTAGACGAAGGCGAAGTTGCCGAATTGGATCGGCTAGCGGCTAGGAGCGACAAAAAGATGGTGCAGAATATTTTTCAATCTCGCTAG
- a CDS encoding metalloenzyme, with product MASPQDSFIFLFLDGVGLAPASAQNPLAAANAIPYLTSLLGMPLIQGCDQQTPTLLCKPIDACLGVPGLPQSATGQTSLYTGRNAPEFRGQHQTGFANGSLRPLIEEWGLFKRVLQLGGTATMANLYSPQYFEAIANRRVRYSVGTLLTLTAGLPFRMQYEYEQGEAIFWDITGDFARYRGIAAAPITPQEAGKRLATLGGQYTVTLFESYLTDFAGHDQDIDQAVRVLQLVDAFLESVITHLPSHVTLVVSSDHGNLEDLSTKKHTLNPVPLLVVGKAAAAFQSVTDLTGITPTILSLVGQSQSGPEKWQSILQSLLKSSLPPYKTASSPEKKRAKSSSKSPFLGEIRRGFAEQLANNKLLKRSLNPLAKTAPPE from the coding sequence ATGGCATCTCCTCAAGACAGCTTTATTTTCCTCTTTCTTGATGGGGTGGGTCTAGCGCCTGCCTCAGCTCAAAATCCCCTGGCCGCTGCCAATGCCATCCCCTATCTCACCTCCTTGCTAGGAATGCCGCTGATCCAGGGCTGCGACCAGCAAACCCCCACCCTTCTCTGCAAGCCAATTGATGCCTGCCTGGGGGTTCCTGGCCTGCCCCAGAGCGCCACAGGACAAACCTCCCTCTACACCGGACGCAACGCACCTGAATTTCGAGGGCAGCACCAGACAGGCTTTGCCAATGGCTCACTGCGGCCACTCATCGAAGAATGGGGTCTGTTTAAGCGGGTACTGCAGCTAGGCGGCACCGCTACGATGGCAAACCTTTACTCGCCCCAGTATTTCGAGGCCATTGCCAACCGCCGCGTGCGCTACTCAGTCGGCACATTGCTCACCCTGACAGCGGGCCTGCCCTTTCGTATGCAGTACGAGTATGAGCAGGGCGAAGCCATTTTTTGGGATATCACGGGTGACTTTGCCCGCTATCGCGGCATTGCCGCTGCGCCCATTACCCCTCAAGAAGCAGGCAAACGCTTGGCAACCCTGGGAGGGCAATACACCGTAACCCTGTTTGAGAGCTACCTGACTGATTTTGCCGGACACGATCAGGACATTGACCAGGCGGTGCGAGTGCTGCAGCTCGTAGACGCATTTTTAGAAAGCGTCATTACTCACCTACCGAGCCATGTAACGCTGGTTGTATCGAGCGACCACGGCAATCTAGAAGACCTCTCAACCAAAAAGCACACCCTCAACCCAGTGCCCCTGCTGGTAGTCGGCAAAGCCGCAGCCGCGTTCCAGTCTGTCACCGACCTCACAGGCATCACCCCAACAATTCTTAGCCTGGTAGGACAGTCTCAAAGTGGGCCTGAAAAGTGGCAGAGCATCTTGCAAAGCCTACTAAAATCTTCTCTCCCTCCCTACAAAACTGCCTCATCCCCAGAGAAAAAAAGGGCCAAAAGCAGCTCAAAATCTCCCTTTTTAGGTGAAATTCGGCGGGGCTTTGCAGAGCAATTGGCCAACAACAAGCTACTCAAGCGCTCGCTCAACCCTCTGGCAAAGACTGCGCCGCCTGAGTAA
- a CDS encoding helix-turn-helix transcriptional regulator → MKRLREAAGLSQQELASRIGVGVTTISRWERGVSPAMLSVPQTKALCRELSLSIEELPDDFGPIQG, encoded by the coding sequence TTGAAAAGGCTTCGGGAAGCGGCTGGGCTTTCCCAGCAGGAACTCGCCAGCCGTATTGGTGTGGGTGTGACCACCATCAGCCGCTGGGAACGTGGCGTCTCCCCTGCAATGTTGTCTGTCCCGCAAACGAAAGCCCTCTGCCGAGAACTGAGCTTATCAATCGAAGAACTCCCCGACGATTTTGGTCCTATTCAGGGATGA
- a CDS encoding nuclease-related domain-containing protein, with the protein MAKSSSQAGKSIRHLAAKRKAKAILSFISAGLVAIAPSLLVNAFNNFLGEISSLSDQAQDPVLQVSIYFYLLFFLITLGFIFNGFHLLKRARHADQGAKGEEDTAQALRPLEREGWQIEYNLRLKGGLGDADIVCTSPKKQTYAIDVKSHRGEVFTNGTQLQRRMGHSTYPFEKDFLNGAMRQALQVKEQKSLRFVTPIVAFSAAKVSVPPEKLRGVYVVETAKLVVLLKALG; encoded by the coding sequence ATGGCAAAATCAAGCAGTCAAGCTGGGAAAAGCATTCGTCACTTGGCAGCGAAGAGAAAAGCGAAGGCAATTCTCTCTTTTATCTCTGCTGGGCTGGTTGCGATCGCTCCGAGTCTGCTCGTCAATGCTTTTAACAATTTTCTTGGAGAGATCTCTTCTCTATCAGATCAAGCTCAAGACCCTGTTCTTCAAGTTTCGATCTACTTTTACCTGTTGTTTTTCCTAATCACTCTAGGGTTTATCTTCAATGGCTTTCACCTGCTGAAGCGAGCAAGACACGCTGATCAGGGAGCAAAAGGCGAAGAAGACACCGCCCAAGCCTTGAGACCGCTTGAGCGAGAGGGTTGGCAAATAGAGTACAACCTTCGCTTAAAAGGTGGATTAGGGGATGCCGATATCGTCTGCACCTCTCCCAAAAAGCAAACCTACGCAATTGATGTAAAGTCTCACCGAGGCGAAGTTTTTACCAACGGCACTCAGCTCCAGCGCCGCATGGGGCACTCGACTTATCCCTTTGAAAAAGACTTTCTCAACGGGGCCATGCGGCAAGCCTTGCAGGTGAAAGAGCAGAAGTCACTGCGCTTTGTTACCCCTATCGTTGCGTTTTCAGCAGCAAAGGTTTCAGTGCCTCCTGAGAAGCTGCGCGGCGTTTATGTCGTTGAAACAGCCAAGCTGGTGGTTCTACTAAAAGCGCTGGGATGA
- a CDS encoding HAD family hydrolase, whose translation MTQLQALIFDVDGTLAETERDGHRLAFNQAFADFNLGWDWSVGLYGRLLSVAGGKERIRHYVEHYQSSFVPEPDMTAFCTALHQAKTEHFKAILQAGAIPLRPGVQRLIQNARKHGVRLAIATTGTLDNVLALLQATLGPEAPDWFEVIAAGDIVPEKKPAPDIYLYTLDKMALAPEHCLVIEDSHQGLIAATRAGLNTVVTVNDYTRHHDMSAARLVLNHLGDPHRPFKALSGNTRQAYYFTLELAKSLLKTP comes from the coding sequence ATGACGCAGCTACAAGCTTTAATTTTTGACGTAGATGGCACTCTGGCGGAGACCGAACGCGACGGGCACCGCCTCGCCTTCAACCAAGCATTTGCCGACTTTAATTTGGGCTGGGACTGGTCTGTTGGCCTCTACGGCAGGCTCCTAAGCGTGGCTGGAGGCAAAGAGCGCATCCGCCACTACGTAGAGCACTATCAGTCCTCCTTCGTGCCTGAACCAGACATGACAGCGTTTTGCACGGCGCTGCATCAGGCTAAAACCGAGCACTTCAAGGCCATTCTGCAGGCTGGGGCCATTCCCCTACGGCCCGGCGTCCAGCGGCTCATTCAAAATGCACGCAAACATGGGGTGAGGCTTGCGATCGCAACCACCGGCACCCTAGACAACGTACTGGCTCTACTACAAGCAACCCTCGGCCCAGAGGCACCCGACTGGTTTGAGGTAATTGCTGCTGGCGACATCGTCCCCGAAAAGAAACCAGCCCCCGACATCTACCTCTACACCCTCGACAAAATGGCCCTCGCCCCCGAGCACTGTCTAGTCATCGAAGACAGCCACCAGGGCCTCATTGCCGCCACCCGCGCTGGCCTCAACACCGTCGTCACCGTCAACGACTATACCCGCCACCACGACATGTCTGCCGCCCGCCTAGTACTCAATCACCTCGGCGACCCTCACCGCCCCTTCAAAGCCCTATCAGGCAATACCCGCCAAGCCTACTACTTCACCCTAGAACTAGCCAAATCCCTACTCAAAACCCCCTAA
- a CDS encoding TenA family protein, producing the protein MPLSHQLWQANEDLALACLHHPFVQGIGDGSLPERKFAHYVGQDAFFLEAFARAYSLAAAKAPTWDGFQIFHGLAEGVLQELNLHKGYAQTWGVDLHQVSPAGATRQYTDFLLATAWSQDVGLTAVAMSPCMRLYAYLGQSLAQAGIPDHPYSNWIKTYSSSDFEPLAQQLEQLVEAYAQDSALTQSTYRYAMQCERDFFEAAWQVS; encoded by the coding sequence ATGCCCCTCTCCCACCAGCTCTGGCAAGCCAACGAAGACCTCGCCCTAGCCTGTCTGCATCATCCTTTTGTCCAGGGGATTGGCGACGGCAGCCTGCCAGAGCGCAAGTTTGCTCACTATGTCGGTCAAGACGCCTTCTTTCTCGAAGCTTTTGCCCGTGCCTATAGCCTAGCTGCAGCTAAAGCCCCAACTTGGGATGGGTTCCAGATTTTTCATGGCCTAGCTGAGGGCGTGCTGCAAGAGCTGAACCTGCACAAGGGCTATGCCCAGACTTGGGGCGTTGACCTGCATCAAGTCAGCCCTGCCGGGGCTACCCGGCAATACACCGACTTTCTGCTCGCTACAGCTTGGAGCCAGGATGTGGGTCTGACTGCTGTAGCCATGTCGCCCTGCATGCGGCTCTATGCCTACCTGGGCCAGTCTCTAGCCCAAGCAGGCATTCCCGATCACCCCTACAGCAACTGGATCAAGACCTACAGCAGCAGCGACTTTGAGCCGCTGGCCCAGCAGCTAGAGCAGCTAGTCGAAGCCTACGCCCAAGACAGCGCTCTGACGCAATCTACCTACCGCTACGCTATGCAGTGTGAGCGGGATTTTTTTGAGGCAGCCTGGCAGGTGAGTTAA
- a CDS encoding leucine-rich repeat-containing protein kinase family protein, with amino-acid sequence MKTLDLLQSNQTIDAQRLDLSCGLTQFPLEILDLAESLEILDLSNNHLKSLPDEFCQLKNLRVVFFNNNEFEEIPEVLSRCPNLSMIGFKANQIRTVADQALPLTTRWLILTDNQIEQLPASMGHLKKLQKLMLAGNRLRSLPDQMAACTHLELVRLAANRLEQLPGWLLTLPRLSWLAYSGNPFCSAGSPVSSPLTNIDWADITLEGTLGQGASGVISKGLWQVGQDSREVAVKVFKGEITSDGLPADEMRACIAAGTHSNLVSVLGKLVNAPEGKAGLVFPFIPADYQNLGNPPSLDSCTRDTYEPGTSFSLAAALRIAGGIAAAAAHLHARGIMHGDLYPHNTLVNEAGDSLLGDFGAASFYDLNDPVRGAALERLEVRAFGCMLEDLLDRCQLTDMAAQAEAFDGLRQLQERCMTPDLSQRPLFSNICRALADIGQTL; translated from the coding sequence ATGAAAACATTAGATTTACTTCAATCTAATCAAACTATAGATGCTCAAAGGCTTGATCTTTCCTGTGGGCTAACTCAATTTCCCTTAGAGATTTTGGATCTGGCCGAGTCTCTAGAGATTTTGGACTTGTCGAACAATCATCTCAAGTCTTTGCCAGATGAGTTTTGCCAGTTAAAAAACCTTAGAGTTGTCTTCTTCAACAACAACGAGTTTGAGGAGATTCCAGAGGTTCTTTCCCGGTGCCCTAACCTCTCGATGATCGGCTTTAAAGCCAATCAGATTAGGACTGTTGCAGATCAGGCGCTGCCTTTGACCACTCGCTGGCTGATCCTGACCGATAACCAGATTGAGCAGCTGCCTGCTTCGATGGGCCACCTGAAAAAACTGCAAAAGCTAATGCTGGCGGGTAATCGATTGCGATCGCTACCTGACCAAATGGCTGCCTGCACCCATCTAGAGCTAGTGCGGCTGGCGGCCAATCGGCTTGAGCAGCTACCAGGCTGGCTGTTGACTCTGCCTCGCTTATCTTGGCTAGCTTACTCGGGCAACCCTTTCTGCAGTGCGGGTTCTCCGGTCAGTTCACCGCTGACAAATATTGACTGGGCAGATATCACCCTAGAAGGCACTCTGGGCCAGGGGGCTTCTGGCGTGATCTCAAAGGGCCTTTGGCAGGTTGGGCAAGATAGCAGAGAAGTTGCCGTCAAAGTCTTCAAAGGTGAGATCACGAGTGATGGTTTGCCTGCAGATGAAATGCGGGCCTGCATAGCGGCTGGAACGCACAGTAATTTGGTTAGCGTTTTGGGCAAGTTGGTTAACGCTCCTGAGGGTAAGGCGGGGCTGGTATTTCCGTTTATTCCTGCGGATTATCAGAACCTTGGGAATCCGCCCAGTCTAGATAGCTGCACCCGAGACACCTATGAGCCGGGCACGTCTTTTTCGCTGGCGGCTGCACTACGGATTGCTGGGGGAATTGCGGCGGCGGCAGCACATCTCCATGCCCGAGGTATTATGCATGGCGATCTCTACCCTCACAACACTTTGGTGAATGAAGCCGGAGACAGCCTTCTGGGTGATTTTGGCGCAGCTTCGTTTTACGACTTGAATGATCCGGTTCGCGGGGCAGCTCTGGAGCGGTTGGAGGTGAGGGCCTTTGGGTGCATGCTTGAAGACTTGCTAGATCGCTGCCAGCTAACTGATATGGCTGCCCAAGCAGAGGCTTTTGACGGTCTTCGCCAGCTACAGGAACGCTGCATGACTCCTGATCTGTCTCAGCGTCCTTTGTTCAGCAATATCTGTCGGGCTTTGGCGGATATTGGGCAAACGCTTTGA